From Nitrospirota bacterium, the proteins below share one genomic window:
- a CDS encoding agmatinase family protein — protein sequence MQANRKDMPMVPNRKASLPVVYGDTPSFLGADVLDVRSLVKGYDVIVVGVPWEGTITWGSSSSCEQAPRTIRHASARYGGFLPEYEIDLFDHLKLGDIGDISVNSGDPAATMKNVFTAMDSIYKNQSIPVALGGDHSFTQEIVRALGANHGGDIGVIHFDAHFDNSPNFGEDEFPRCGPIHRISQLENVRKESIVHLAIRGPRNSPSQFAYAKKMGATIFNIRDIRKHGMDSIIEKAITIARKNTKHVFVSICSDCIDAAFNPGGPADFNGLFPHELFSALYRLGEEGIAGLDYVEVYPKQDPQSVSSHLASWAIVHVLAGLASRKKKTGTHLSL from the coding sequence ATGCAAGCCAACAGGAAAGATATGCCGATGGTGCCGAATAGAAAGGCATCTCTGCCCGTCGTATATGGAGATACCCCGTCTTTTCTTGGGGCCGATGTACTTGATGTCCGGTCGCTGGTGAAAGGATACGATGTCATCGTCGTCGGCGTGCCGTGGGAGGGGACCATAACGTGGGGGTCGTCCAGCAGCTGCGAACAGGCGCCCCGTACCATCCGGCATGCCTCCGCGCGATATGGCGGATTTCTACCTGAATACGAGATCGATCTGTTTGACCATCTGAAGCTCGGCGATATCGGTGATATATCGGTCAATTCAGGAGATCCCGCCGCGACCATGAAAAACGTATTTACGGCAATGGATTCGATCTATAAAAACCAAAGCATCCCGGTCGCGCTGGGAGGGGACCATTCCTTTACGCAGGAGATCGTCAGGGCCCTCGGCGCCAATCATGGGGGTGATATCGGAGTCATCCATTTCGACGCCCATTTTGACAATAGTCCCAATTTCGGAGAAGATGAATTCCCCCGGTGCGGCCCGATCCACCGAATATCCCAGCTGGAAAATGTGAGAAAGGAAAGCATAGTCCATCTCGCTATCCGGGGGCCGCGAAACTCTCCGTCGCAGTTTGCATACGCGAAAAAAATGGGCGCAACGATCTTTAACATCAGGGATATCAGAAAACACGGAATGGACAGCATTATCGAGAAGGCGATTACCATCGCGCGGAAAAATACAAAACATGTCTTTGTTTCGATCTGCAGCGACTGTATCGACGCCGCGTTCAATCCCGGCGGTCCCGCGGATTTCAACGGACTGTTCCCGCACGAGCTGTTTTCCGCTCTATATCGGCTCGGCGAAGAGGGCATAGCAGGCCTGGACTATGTGGAGGTCTATCCCAAACAGGACCCGCAGTCTGTCTCCTCTCACCTGGCGTCATGGGCAATAGTCCATGTGCTCGCAGGCCTGGCATCTAGGAAGAAAAAAACAGGAACGCACCTGTCACTTTAG
- a CDS encoding acyl carrier protein, translated as MKDKTAIKEFIKKDLTRGKGISDLGDTDNLIESGIIDSLGIQLLVSYLEKNFSITIADDELMPDNFETIDAIWALINSKTK; from the coding sequence GTGAAAGACAAAACAGCGATAAAAGAATTTATTAAAAAGGACCTTACTCGGGGCAAAGGGATTTCCGATCTGGGGGATACGGATAACCTGATCGAATCCGGCATTATTGATTCTCTGGGGATACAGCTACTTGTTTCTTATCTGGAAAAGAACTTCTCGATCACCATTGCCGACGATGAACTGATGCCGGATAATTTCGAAACCATCGATGCTATCTGGGCCTTGATAAACAGCAAAACGAAATGA
- a CDS encoding GNAT family N-acetyltransferase: MSSLLRQIVYFNRVAIVVEKDLLELEAMKENPAQAPVEIIELRKDLLNNHDLLYPLKNRYFKAVHYLKKGYGGYAIAKGKTIVGDIWFFAPDSSNTALRHPDCQWLGLQCENDQAYTFDMFLNPEERGNNLASFLQTSALRSLHKKGFTRAYGYYWGDNIPALWVHRLVKWKEMKRLKVHRFIFMKHVAGVTVRAEFT; encoded by the coding sequence TTGTCATCATTATTGCGGCAGATCGTTTATTTTAACAGAGTTGCCATCGTCGTTGAGAAAGATCTCCTTGAACTTGAAGCAATGAAGGAAAATCCGGCACAGGCGCCCGTTGAAATCATTGAATTGCGAAAAGACCTCCTGAATAACCATGATCTTCTGTATCCCCTTAAAAATAGATATTTCAAGGCAGTTCATTATCTCAAAAAAGGATATGGCGGTTATGCGATCGCAAAAGGGAAAACGATCGTTGGAGATATCTGGTTCTTTGCGCCGGACAGCAGCAACACGGCTCTCCGCCATCCTGACTGCCAATGGCTTGGACTGCAGTGCGAGAACGATCAAGCATATACCTTTGATATGTTTTTGAATCCCGAAGAGCGCGGAAATAATCTGGCATCATTTCTGCAAACCAGTGCGTTGCGGTCACTCCATAAAAAAGGTTTCACAAGGGCCTATGGATACTACTGGGGTGATAATATCCCGGCGCTTTGGGTCCATCGGCTGGTGAAGTGGAAGGAAATGAAACGGCTGAAAGTACATCGCTTTATCTTTATGAAGCACGTCGCGGGCGTGACAGTACGAGCAGAATTCACATAA
- a CDS encoding glycosyltransferase family 2 protein: MKRRFTVIIATYNREDYLRQAIESVLAQKFTDYEFIVVDDGSTDRTQEIIRSYATKIKNIRQENQGSEMAYKTGVSHADGEYMAFLDSDDYFFPNALAIYDRIIRKLDSPPLIIGAMIRFWEGQNAPTEIGESSVIEVQKYRDYLSKDVLIGLAQSRIVMQKSLFEKAYGPQGNTTPCLLNDYNLMLQAGIYGPCVIAKQPVTIAYRQHTSQGSRNIEKMAEGVLSLVNMVRRGHCSGGRSRLLEKYAFLGGPVYEWGSKALKTHRPMLAFRVLIKGGPMVMVAMLRKLSFLFRRYAASISIAND; the protein is encoded by the coding sequence ATGAAAAGACGGTTCACGGTAATTATTGCAACGTACAACCGGGAAGACTACCTTCGGCAGGCCATAGAGTCGGTGTTAGCACAAAAGTTCACTGATTATGAATTTATTGTTGTGGATGATGGTTCCACGGACAGAACACAGGAAATAATTCGATCCTATGCAACAAAGATCAAAAACATACGGCAGGAGAACCAGGGATCGGAAATGGCCTACAAAACCGGGGTCTCTCATGCGGATGGCGAGTATATGGCATTCTTAGACAGTGATGACTACTTTTTCCCAAATGCACTTGCTATATATGATAGGATAATCCGGAAACTGGACTCGCCCCCGTTAATTATTGGGGCAATGATACGTTTTTGGGAGGGTCAGAATGCACCAACTGAGATCGGAGAATCATCGGTAATAGAGGTGCAGAAATACCGCGACTATTTATCAAAGGATGTGTTAATAGGACTCGCGCAAAGCAGAATCGTCATGCAGAAATCTCTCTTTGAAAAAGCCTATGGTCCTCAAGGCAACACGACTCCTTGCTTGCTGAACGATTATAATCTCATGCTTCAGGCCGGGATATATGGGCCATGCGTGATAGCAAAGCAACCGGTTACCATAGCTTACCGGCAGCATACGAGCCAAGGTTCAAGGAATATTGAAAAGATGGCCGAAGGTGTTTTGTCTTTGGTTAACATGGTTCGACGGGGGCACTGTTCAGGTGGACGGTCTCGCTTGTTGGAAAAGTATGCGTTCTTAGGTGGTCCGGTGTATGAATGGGGCAGTAAAGCTCTAAAAACTCATCGTCCGATGTTAGCATTCAGAGTCCTAATCAAGGGCGGGCCAATGGTGATGGTTGCAATGTTGAGAAAGTTGTCTTTTCTCTTTCGCCGTTATGCTGCTTCTATAAGCATAGCAAACGATTAG
- a CDS encoding amino acid adenylation domain-containing protein — translation MPLLHHLLTEGSRKHPDRIALIFKDASMTYAQVEATSNQLAAVLLRQGVNKGDRVGIMLGKSIESVITLFGILKTGAVYVPLDPLAPVSRIGAIIQNCGITCLVTSNIHAANMLAEHGPDQPLKKVIITDTAITPGMLKNNDVEITAWVEVLNEKAAQFEGVECSENDPAYILYTSGSTGTPKGVVISHRNALAFVNMAADYFTISASDRLANHAPLHFDLSVFDVFVAIRQGAAIVLIPESFAAFPMALAEYIDKQKITVWNSVSSVLTMLVDRGALDKYSFSSLRIVHFSGDVLPVKYLRKLTDKMKNAVFYNIYGQTEANSSLSYRIGVIPENELWKVPIGRPFPGFEVFALNSGNEIVRNAGEEGELYVKGATVALGHWNDEEKTREKFVQDPRSGTDQATVYKTGDIVRREQDGNYSFVGRTDHMVKSRGYRIELTEIELALRSHPAVRQAAAIAVPDELIGNKIIAYVTTVENERPAVSELLDHCAGILPKYMLPEAIEVRESFPATSTGKVNRKELERFARLNYGSLI, via the coding sequence ATGCCATTATTACATCATCTTCTCACGGAAGGCTCGCGGAAACATCCTGACAGGATTGCGTTGATCTTCAAGGATGCCTCCATGACCTATGCGCAGGTTGAAGCGACCAGCAATCAACTCGCCGCCGTGTTGTTGCGTCAAGGCGTCAATAAGGGCGATCGCGTCGGGATCATGCTTGGCAAGTCGATCGAGTCGGTCATCACTCTTTTTGGCATACTGAAGACGGGAGCTGTTTATGTGCCGCTTGATCCGCTCGCGCCGGTCAGCAGAATAGGAGCGATCATTCAGAACTGCGGGATAACCTGCCTTGTCACATCAAATATCCATGCAGCAAACATGCTTGCGGAACATGGGCCGGACCAGCCTTTAAAAAAGGTTATTATTACCGATACTGCTATCACTCCGGGAATGTTGAAGAACAATGATGTGGAGATCACGGCATGGGTGGAGGTCTTGAATGAAAAGGCCGCTCAGTTCGAGGGCGTCGAATGCTCGGAGAATGATCCGGCATATATTCTCTATACGTCCGGCTCAACGGGCACGCCCAAGGGGGTGGTGATTTCACACCGGAATGCCCTTGCGTTCGTGAACATGGCGGCTGATTATTTTACTATCAGCGCGAGCGACAGACTCGCCAACCACGCGCCGCTTCATTTCGATCTCTCGGTCTTTGATGTCTTTGTCGCGATACGGCAGGGGGCCGCGATCGTCCTGATCCCGGAGTCCTTCGCGGCATTCCCGATGGCATTGGCGGAATACATCGACAAGCAGAAGATCACTGTCTGGAATTCGGTGTCTTCCGTTCTAACGATGCTCGTGGACCGGGGAGCGCTGGACAAATATTCCTTCAGCTCGCTCCGCATCGTCCATTTCTCGGGTGACGTTCTTCCCGTGAAATATCTCCGCAAGCTGACGGATAAGATGAAGAACGCTGTTTTCTATAATATTTACGGCCAGACCGAGGCGAATTCATCATTGTCCTATCGAATAGGCGTTATACCGGAAAATGAACTCTGGAAGGTCCCGATCGGACGTCCGTTTCCGGGTTTTGAGGTCTTTGCCTTGAACAGCGGGAATGAAATTGTCCGGAACGCCGGTGAAGAAGGCGAACTCTACGTCAAGGGAGCGACCGTTGCCCTCGGGCACTGGAATGACGAGGAGAAAACACGGGAGAAGTTCGTGCAAGACCCGCGATCCGGTACGGATCAGGCAACGGTCTATAAGACGGGCGATATCGTCCGCAGGGAGCAGGACGGTAACTATTCATTCGTCGGCCGCACGGACCACATGGTAAAGAGCAGAGGGTATCGCATCGAGTTGACCGAGATCGAGCTGGCGCTCAGGAGCCACCCCGCGGTGAGACAGGCTGCGGCAATCGCGGTCCCGGACGAACTGATCGGAAATAAGATCATCGCGTATGTGACGACCGTTGAAAATGAGCGTCCGGCGGTAAG
- a CDS encoding acyl-CoA dehydrogenase family protein, which translates to MDFSLTEEQLDFKKSAIEFAKRALNEGAREREKKSEFNQAGWEKCAQFGIQGLPLPKRYGGLELDILTCIAAMEGLGYACSDGGLLFSLNSTIWTCEMPILKFGTEEQKDKYLPGLIQGTLKGGHAMTEPNSGSDAFSLKCKAEKRGDKYILNGAKAFITNAPIADVLLVFAVTDASKKFAGMSVFLVEKDFPGYSLGRREELMGLKTCPLGEVILRDCEVPAKNLLGKEGAGAAIFNSEMDWERSCLFATHVGAMERMLDECVEYAKVRQQFGKPIGNYQSISHKIADMKVRLELSRLVLYQAAWMKAQGKRAQMESAMAKLFISESYVQSSLDAIQIHGAYGYSTEFDFERNLRDAIGGKIYSGTSEVQRNVIASFLGL; encoded by the coding sequence ATGGACTTTTCACTCACCGAAGAACAACTGGATTTCAAAAAGTCCGCGATAGAATTCGCCAAACGCGCGCTCAATGAAGGCGCGAGAGAGCGCGAAAAGAAGAGTGAATTTAACCAGGCCGGCTGGGAAAAGTGCGCGCAGTTCGGCATCCAGGGCCTGCCCCTTCCGAAGCGCTATGGAGGGCTGGAGTTGGACATTCTAACCTGCATCGCGGCGATGGAGGGGCTGGGATACGCGTGCAGTGACGGCGGCCTGCTCTTTTCGCTGAATTCCACGATCTGGACCTGCGAAATGCCCATTCTGAAATTCGGGACCGAGGAACAAAAGGATAAATATCTCCCCGGTCTTATTCAGGGAACACTAAAAGGCGGGCATGCCATGACGGAACCAAATTCAGGTTCCGACGCGTTCAGCTTGAAGTGCAAGGCTGAAAAACGCGGAGACAAATATATCCTGAACGGCGCCAAGGCATTCATAACGAACGCCCCCATAGCGGACGTTCTGCTTGTTTTCGCGGTAACGGACGCGAGCAAAAAATTCGCCGGAATGTCCGTATTCCTGGTGGAAAAGGACTTCCCGGGATATTCTCTGGGTAGACGGGAAGAATTGATGGGGCTCAAGACATGCCCGCTCGGAGAGGTGATCCTCAGGGACTGTGAAGTGCCCGCGAAGAACCTGTTAGGGAAGGAAGGGGCGGGCGCGGCAATATTCAATTCGGAAATGGATTGGGAGCGAAGCTGTCTGTTTGCCACCCACGTCGGCGCGATGGAACGCATGCTGGACGAATGTGTCGAATATGCCAAAGTGCGGCAGCAATTCGGGAAGCCGATCGGAAACTATCAGTCGATATCGCACAAGATCGCGGACATGAAGGTCCGTCTTGAGCTGTCACGGCTCGTCCTCTATCAGGCCGCCTGGATGAAGGCCCAGGGCAAGCGGGCACAGATGGAGTCCGCCATGGCAAAACTGTTCATCAGTGAAAGCTATGTGCAGAGCAGTCTGGACGCAATACAGATCCACGGCGCGTATGGCTATTCAACGGAATTCGATTTTGAAAGGAACCTTCGCGACGCCATCGGCGGAAAGATCTATTCGGGGACCTCAGAGGTCCAGAGGAATGTCATCGCTTCCTTCCTCGGGCTGTGA